One Candidatus Omnitrophota bacterium DNA segment encodes these proteins:
- a CDS encoding glycosyltransferase family 2 protein has product MPLLSVIVPVYNEVSTISKILEKINAVDIDMEIIVVNDGSYDGTENVLRNIKYNNLKVIHHSKNRGKGAAFLTGLANTTGEYVIIQDADLEYNPNEFPGLIEVIKTNKADIVLGARFLKGHHGLLMHSIGNRILTALLNFLFKSRLNDYATCYKLAKKSTWDDLKLKAAGFDIEVEIICNILKNNKSLLEVPIFYTPRTYKSGKKIRFRDGFWAVFYMFKYRFA; this is encoded by the coding sequence ATGCCACTACTTTCTGTAATAGTCCCAGTTTATAATGAAGTAAGTACAATAAGTAAAATTTTGGAAAAAATTAATGCTGTAGATATTGATATGGAAATTATTGTGGTAAATGATGGTTCTTATGATGGGACAGAGAATGTTTTAAGGAATATTAAGTATAATAACTTGAAAGTTATTCATCATAGTAAGAATAGAGGTAAGGGTGCTGCTTTTTTGACGGGACTGGCAAATACAACCGGAGAATATGTAATAATTCAAGATGCTGACTTGGAGTATAATCCAAATGAGTTTCCTGGTTTAATTGAAGTAATTAAAACGAACAAAGCAGACATTGTTTTGGGCGCTAGGTTTCTAAAAGGCCATCATGGCTTATTAATGCATAGTATTGGTAACAGAATATTAACCGCACTTTTAAATTTTTTATTTAAATCCCGGCTTAATGATTATGCTACCTGCTATAAACTGGCTAAAAAAAGTACTTGGGACGATTTGAAGCTTAAGGCTGCAGGATTTGATATAGAGGTAGAGATAATTTGTAATATATTGAAAAATAATAAGAGTTTACTAGAGGTTCCAATATTTTATACTCCCCGCACGTATAAATCTGGAAAGAAAATAAGGTTTAGAGATGGTTTTTGGGCAGTTTTCTATATGTTTAAGTATAGGTTTGCATAG